A portion of the Kribbella jejuensis genome contains these proteins:
- a CDS encoding DinB family protein: MAFDWDILHRPSAMAMVRGQLGFSWMVLSGRLAQLTDEQYFWRPSSEALTVVRRHYAAPFRPLGSGEWVAQWPDEPDHRGPRTIAWLIAHLTETFFERWEWTFGASRQSGADITLHGNAQDAVAWLTYWVEAWQDAIAELDEGEVMTIGLSQANELDASEPFGHVVLRLNRELIHHGSEIMTLQDLYAVAA; encoded by the coding sequence ATGGCGTTCGACTGGGACATCCTGCACCGGCCGTCGGCGATGGCGATGGTGCGCGGCCAGCTGGGCTTCAGCTGGATGGTGCTGTCCGGACGCCTCGCCCAGCTGACCGACGAGCAGTATTTCTGGCGGCCGAGCAGTGAGGCACTCACCGTTGTCCGGCGGCACTACGCCGCACCGTTCCGACCACTCGGGTCCGGCGAATGGGTCGCGCAATGGCCGGACGAGCCGGACCACCGGGGACCGCGGACGATCGCGTGGCTGATCGCGCACCTGACCGAGACGTTCTTCGAGCGCTGGGAGTGGACGTTCGGCGCGAGCCGGCAGAGCGGCGCGGACATCACCTTGCACGGCAACGCGCAGGACGCCGTCGCCTGGCTGACGTACTGGGTCGAGGCCTGGCAGGACGCGATCGCCGAGCTGGACGAGGGCGAAGTGATGACGATCGGCCTCAGCCAGGCCAACGAACTCGACGCCAGCGAACCCTTCGGGCACGTCGTGCTGCGGCTCAACCGCGAGCTGATCCACCACGGTTCAGAGATCATGACGCTCCAGGACCTGTACGCGGTCGCGGCGTGA